Proteins from a single region of Melanotaenia boesemani isolate fMelBoe1 chromosome 3, fMelBoe1.pri, whole genome shotgun sequence:
- the LOC121637292 gene encoding deoxyribonuclease-1-like, which yields MKVAAFNGKNLGIKKVKDKDVCKHLIEIISRYSVVILLEVVDKNGEAMKLLLKTLNSTGDNSKHPYSIKASTSLGRQTYKEQYVCLYREDEIKLKDCMQYEDNQVGDEDAFAREPFILRFSCPTTAVKDLVLIPVHTKPEDAEKELDELHDVVEYVRKKWETDNIMILGDFNADGQYLSQKKKKRIRIYSPPYNWLIDDDVDTTASNNNFNTYDRIVVYGDTMKDAIVPGSATAFNFQKSFKLTDEEALGISDHYPVEVELKAEETVEQPATKRRQQQPAASKKPRRC from the exons ATGAAAGTAGCAGCCTTCAACGGGAAGAACCTGGGAATAAAAAAGGTCAAAGACAAAGATGTTTGCAAGCATCTTATCGAG ATCATCTCTCGGTACAGTGTGGTGATATTACTCGAGGTGGTGGATAAAAATGGTGAAGCCATGAAGCTGTTACTGAAAACACTCAACAGCACTGG TGATAACAGTAAACATCCCTACTCCATCAAAGCCAGCACTTCACTTGGGCGGCAAACCTACAAGGAGCAGTATGTTTGCCTCTACAG AGAggatgaaataaaactaaaagactGTATGCAGTATGAAGACAATCAAGTTGGAGATGAGGATGCCTTCGCCAGAGAGCCCTTCATCCTGCGCTTCAGCTGTCCCACCACAG CTGTGAAAGACCTGGTCCTGATTCCAGTCCACACCAAGCCAGAGGATGCAGAGAAAGAGCTGGATGAGCTTCATGATGTGGTGGAGTATGTCAGGAAGAAGTGGGAAACTGAT AACATTATGATTTTGGGAGACTTCAATGCCGATGGGCAATACCTCtcccaaaagaagaagaaacgcATCCGTATCTACTCTCCACCATACAACTGGCTGATAGATGATGATGTTGACACCACAGCTAGCAACAATAATTTCAACACCTACGACAG GATCGTGGTGTATGGAGACACCATGAAAGACGCCATCGTCCCCGGGTCTGCCACTGCATTCAACTTCCAGAAATCATTCAAACTGACTGATGAAGAG GCTCTCGGCATCAGTGACCATTACCCTGTGGAGGTGGAACTGAAGGCTGAGGAAACTGTAGAACAACCAGCCACAAAGAGGAGGCAACAACAGCCAGCTGCATCCAagaagccaagaagatgttaG
- the si:dkey-222f2.1 gene encoding keratin, type II cytoskeletal 8 — MSLSRSKRISSSNSVRSSSGTRRLSGFGPGQGGFSGISLSSSSLYAGTNGHHHGLGASLTSLSVNKSLLAPLNLEIDPSLSMSRAHEKEQIKSLNNRFASFIDKVRFLEQQNKMLETKLELLQGQGVSRSNVEPLFEAYMAGLRRQMDLVNNDKTKLDGELRNMQGLVEDYKHKYEDEINKRNNLENDFVILKKDVDSAYLVKADLEDKVGALTDEINFLRNVYEEELRELQASIKDTSVVVQMDNSRSLNMEQIVAEVKAQYEEIAARSREEAEAWYKNKFDQMSVQASQFGDELRIVKGEVAEVNRLISRLQSEIEAVKAQRANLENQLAEAEERGELAVKEAKARTRDLEDALQRAKQDMARQLREYQDLMNLKLALDIEIATYRKLLEGEEDRLGQQSILNIQAVSNYSPKSTNGFHSTTSSPAPKLLIKTTETRDSSRYSTY; from the exons ATGAGTCTGAGTCGTTCCAAGCGAATCAGCTCCAGTAACTCGGTTCGGAGCAGCAGTGGCACAAGGAGGCTGAGCGGTTTTGGTCCAGGTCAGGGGGGTTTTAGTGGCATCTCTCTGAGCAGCAGCTCCCTGTACGCTGGCACCAACGGGCATCATCATGGTCTGGGGGCCTCACTGACGTCTCTGTCGGTGAACAAGAGTCTGCTGGCCCCCCTGAACCTAGAGATCGACCCCAGCCTGTCAATGAGCCGAGCCCACGAGAAGGAGCAGATCAAAAGCCTCAACAACCGCTTTGCAAGTTTCATAGATAAG GTGCGTTTCCTAGAACAGCAGAACAAGATGCTTGAAACAAAACTAGAGTTGCTGCAGGGTCAGGGAGTCAGCCGGTCTAATGTGGAGCCGCTGTTCGAGGCCTACATGGCAGGTCTGAGGCGTCAGATGGACCTGGTCAACAACGACAAGACGAAACTGGATGGGGAGCTGAGGAACATGCAGGGACTGGTGGAGGACTACAAGCACAA ATATGAGGACGAGATTAACAAGAGAAACAACCTGGAGAATGATTTTGTTATCCTGAAGAAG GATGTAGACTCTGCCTATCTGGTCAAGGCAGACCTTGAGGACAAGGTCGGCGCTTTGACTGATGAAATCAACTTCCTGCGCAATGTCTATGAAGAG GAGTTGCGTGAGCTGCAGGCAAGCATCAAAGACACCTCGGTGGTGGTGCAGATGGATAACAGCCGCAGCCTCAACATGGAGCAGATCGTTGCTGAAGTCAAAGCCCAGTACGAAGAGATTGCAGCACGCAGCCGAGAGGAGGCAGAGGCCTGGTACAAGAACAAG TTTGACCAAATGTCAGTGCAGGCCAGCCAGTTTGGAGACGAGCTCCGCATCGTCAAGGGTGAAGTGGCCGAAGTCAACCGACTGATCAGTCGCCTGCAGAGCGAGATAGAAGCTGTGAAAGCACAG CGTGCCAATCTGGAGAACCAGCTGGCTGAAGCAGAGGAGCGTGGAGAGCTGGCTGTTAAAGAAGCTAAAGCTCGGACTAGAGATCTGGAGGACGCCCTGCAGAGAGCCAAACAAGATATGGCCAGACAGCTGAGAGAGTATCAG GACCTGATGAACCTAAAACTGGCTCTAGACATTGAGATCGCCACCTACCGAAAGCTGCTagagggagaggaggacag acttgGACAGCAGTCCATTCTAAATATCCAGGCTGTCTCTAACTACA GTCCTAAAAGTACTAATGGCTTCCACAGTACCACCAGCTCTCCGGCTCCAAAACTGCTGATAAAGACAACTGAGACCAGAGACAGCTCCAGATACAGTACTTATTAA